Below is a genomic region from candidate division KSB1 bacterium.
TGAGAATCGGTTCGAGGCGAACCTCTCCGGCGCTGGTGGTTGTGCGCACGATTTCTTCTTCCTCTTCGGCATTCGGATAATCGACCCACAGGTTGAACATAAAACGGTCGAGCTGCGCTTCCGGCAGCGGATAGGTACCTTCCTGTTCGATTGGATTTTGCGTTGCCAGAACGAAAAAGGGCTCTTCCAGCTTAAAGGTCTCTCCGGCGATGCTGACTTCATGCTCCTGCATCGCCTGCAGCAGAGCCGACTGGGTTTTTGGCGGTGTGCGGTTGATTTCGTCTGCTAAAACGATGTTGGCGAAAACGGGTCCCTTGACAAACTTGAATGCTCTCTTGCCGGTCGTCTGATCCTCCTCGATGACCTCGGTTCCGGTAATGTCCGACGGCATAAGGTCGGGTGTAAACTGAATGCGGCTGAACTTTAAATCGAGAGCCTTGGCCAGCGTGCTGATCAGCAACGTTTTGGCCAAGCCGGGCACGCCGATCAAAAGACAATGGCCACGTGAGAGCAATGAAATCAAGAGCTCATCGATGACGGCGCGCTGTCCAATGATCACCTTGCCGATCTCGTTGACGATGCGGTCGTGCGCCGCCCTTAGCGCCTGGATGTTTTCCGTATCGCGTTCCGGATTGTGAAACTGGGGATTCATTCTACCTCCGATTTGCATTGCATCAAAGTACAGATTTCTCGTCTGAAAGTCAATAACGCCCGGCAAGTGAATGAGTTGCAAAGCGCGGCAAAAATTGCTAACTTTATATGATGCAAAAATCCGTTGAAAAACCAACGCTAATCGGGCTGAACGAAGCAGGATGCATCGAGCTGATGCGGCGGCTCGGCGAAAAGCCCTATCGCGGTCGTCAGCTTTACCGTTGGCTTTATCGCCGCCGTGCCGCCTCCTTTACAGAGATGACCGATCTTCCGGAGACGCTTCGGCAAAAGCTGAACGAAACGGCTGATTGGGGTCAGCTGGAACTGGTGGAACGCGATGACCGCTCCTCTTCGGGTTCGATCAAATATCTATTCCGCCTGCGCGACGGGCGCCACATCGAGAGCGTCTATATTCCGGATCCGCCGCGGTACACGGTCTGCGTTTCCTCCCAGGCAGGATGCGGCTTGAACTGCCGCTTCTGCGCCACGGCCCGGCTCGGCCTGCAGCGTAATCTGACGGTAGGGGAAATCGTCGAACAGGTCATGTTTATTATGCGCGATCGGCCGCAGCCGATCACCAACGTCGTCTTTATGGGCATGGGCGAACCGCTGGCAAATTATGAGCATGTGATGGAGGCGGCGGATCTGTTGAGCGACGATAACGGCCTGGCCATCGGAGCGCGGCGCATCGTCATCTCCACCGCCGGGCTTGCCGATCAGATGATTCGCTATGCGGATGAAGGTCGAAAGTATCGACTGGCTGTTTCTTTGAATTCGCCGTTTCAGGAGCAGCGCGCCGCTTTGATGCCGATTGCGAAACGCTTTCCCTTGGACGTTCTGCTTCAGGCCGCCGAGTATTATGCCCGAAAGTCGCGCAAAATTCTAACGTTCGAGTACGTGCTGTTCGCCGATGTCAACGACAGCCGCGAACATGCCGAAGCTTTGAAAAGAATCGTCAAAAAAATACCGAGCAAGATCAATCTCATCCCCTATAACCCTACAACGGCGGAATTTCGCAGACCCGATGAGGAGCGGGTGAATCAATTTGCTCAATGGCTCTTGCCGCTGCATGCCGGTTTGTCGGTGCGGTGGAGCAAAGGACACGATGTGAACGCTGCCTGCGGCCAATTGGCCGGCAGACGTATAACGGAGGTTCAAGCGTGCGTAAATTCGTGATAGGTGTGATGGGCGGGGCTCAAGTTTCTCGGCAGGATTACGATCAGGCGCGGCAGTTGGGCGAACTGATTGCCGAACAGGGTTGGATTCTGCTCAACGGCGGCCGCGATGCCGGCGTCATGCGCGCTTCAGCGGAAGGCGCAAAGCGTCGCGGCGGCCTTACGCTCGGCATCCTTCCCGGACCCGATGCCGACGAAGCCAATCCATTCATCGATATTGCCGTGGCAACCGGCATGGGGTCGGCCCGCAACGTGATCAATGTTCTTTCCAGTGACGTCATAGTCGCTTGCCGCGGAGGCGCCGGAACCATCTCGGAGATTGCCTTGGCGCTGAAAAGCGGCAAGACCGTCATTCTGCTGGGCTGGTCGACGGCGCCGCTTTTTGCCCAAGAAGCGGAGGAGGGCAGACTCGTGACGGTAGAGACGCCGCAGGCCTGCATCGAAACGATCCGGCGGATGGTCAAAAGACTGAGCTAAGGGGTGCGCGGCATTTGCGCAACCTTGTTCTCCAGCTCGGCAAGACGCAACTTAAGTTGTCGAATCTGCTCCTTCTGATCGTTGTCGCAAGTCGTCATGGTTTTGGCGTACGCGGCCAATTGCTGCTCCAGCTGCTTGGCCGTCTCCTCCAACTGCGCCGCGCGATTTTCGAGCTTGGTCATCCTGATCGAAAGACTTTGATCCAGGTGGTCGAGATTCTTTTTGACATGTGAGGCTGTAAAGCGCAAATTCGATGCTTTACCGGTCAGTTCGTCCAACGATTCCTTCAGCTTTGCGAGCTCTTCACGACCTTGGCGCGTCTGCTGGTCGATCTCGTTCGTCTTTTCCTGCAGCAGCTGAATCGAGTCGTCCAGCTCTTTGAATTTGGCGACTTGTGCTTGGCGAAAAATCGGTTGAGAAAGAAGGTAGGAACCGGCAAGACCGGCAACGAACCCAATGATGGCACAGGCAGTCAGCACGATAACGATGCCGTACCCTTTGCTCAAGGTTTTTTCTTCCATAATACCTGCCTCTTG
It encodes:
- a CDS encoding MoxR family ATPase; translated protein: MNPQFHNPERDTENIQALRAAHDRIVNEIGKVIIGQRAVIDELLISLLSRGHCLLIGVPGLAKTLLISTLAKALDLKFSRIQFTPDLMPSDITGTEVIEEDQTTGKRAFKFVKGPVFANIVLADEINRTPPKTQSALLQAMQEHEVSIAGETFKLEEPFFVLATQNPIEQEGTYPLPEAQLDRFMFNLWVDYPNAEEEEEIVRTTTSAGEVRLEPILNAAEIIALQQLVRRVPVADNVIRYAVQLVRRTRPKSADAPKFVRDWISWGAGPRASQYLILGAKTRAVLDGRPTPDIADVQSVAKPVLRHRLVTNFNAEAEGVTAGDIIDMLMQGE
- the rlmN gene encoding 23S rRNA (adenine(2503)-C(2))-methyltransferase RlmN produces the protein MMQKSVEKPTLIGLNEAGCIELMRRLGEKPYRGRQLYRWLYRRRAASFTEMTDLPETLRQKLNETADWGQLELVERDDRSSSGSIKYLFRLRDGRHIESVYIPDPPRYTVCVSSQAGCGLNCRFCATARLGLQRNLTVGEIVEQVMFIMRDRPQPITNVVFMGMGEPLANYEHVMEAADLLSDDNGLAIGARRIVISTAGLADQMIRYADEGRKYRLAVSLNSPFQEQRAALMPIAKRFPLDVLLQAAEYYARKSRKILTFEYVLFADVNDSREHAEALKRIVKKIPSKINLIPYNPTTAEFRRPDEERVNQFAQWLLPLHAGLSVRWSKGHDVNAACGQLAGRRITEVQACVNS
- a CDS encoding TIGR00725 family protein; translated protein: MRKFVIGVMGGAQVSRQDYDQARQLGELIAEQGWILLNGGRDAGVMRASAEGAKRRGGLTLGILPGPDADEANPFIDIAVATGMGSARNVINVLSSDVIVACRGGAGTISEIALALKSGKTVILLGWSTAPLFAQEAEEGRLVTVETPQACIETIRRMVKRLS